The nucleotide sequence CGGCCCGGACGGCGTCGAGGTGTTCGTCGGCGCGCTCGTGGTGTTCCTGGTGCTCGCCCGGCAGCTGCTTTCCCTGCTGGACAACCGGTTGCTGCTGCGCCGGGTGTACGAGGGCCAGCAGCAGCTGACCCACCAGGCCTACCACGACCCGCTCACCGGGCTGGCCAACCGCGCGCTGTTCGCCGACCGGCTGGACCGGGCCGTCGAGCAGGGCACGGACGGCGGGCACGGGCCACTCGTGCTGATCTTCGTCGACTTGGACGACTTCAAGGAGGTCAACGACCGGTTCGGGCACGCGGGCGGGGACGTCCTGCTGCACGCGGTCGCCCAGCGGCTGCTGAGCTGCGTGCGCACCGGCGACACCGTCGCCCGGCTGGGTGGCGACGAGTTCGCGATCCTGCTGGAAGGCGAGGTCGACGCCCCGCAGGCCGTCGCCGACCGGATCCAGAGCGCGCTGCGGCGGCCGTTCGCGGTGCACGGCACGCTGGTCCCGGTCCGGGCGAGCATGGGCCTGGTGGTGCCGGACCCGGCCGAGCCGGCGATCACCGCCGACGTGCTGCTGGGCCGCGCGGACACGTCGATGTACGCGGGCAAGCGGCTCGGCAAGGACACCACGGTGGTGTACCACCCGTCCCCGGACGGGCCCCCCGACTTCCCGTCGGCTCTGCGCCGCGCGGGCGGCGGCCTCCCGGAGGGCTTCGCCCTGGTGTTCCAGCCGATCGTGCGGCTGGCCGACGAGCAGCCGGTGGCGGTGGAGGCGCTGGCCCGCTGGACCGCGCGGGACGGCACCGCGGTGTCGCCCGAGACGTTCGTCCGCGCCGCGGAAGGCGCCGGTCTCGGCGCGGAACTGGACGCGCTGGTGCTGGACCTGGCCTGCCGCGAGATCACCACGGCCGGCATCGACCTCACCGTGCACGTCAACGTGTGCGCGAGCCGGCTCGGTGCCGCCTCGCTGGAGCAGAGCGTCGAGTCCGCGCTGGACCGCTACGGCCTGCCGGCCGAACGGCTGATCGTCGAGATCACCGAGACGGTGCCGGTGCCGGACCTGGCGGCGGGCGCGGCCGCGATCCGCCGCCTGCAGGACCTCGGCGTGCGGGTGGCGCTCGACGACTTCGGTGCGGGGTACAGCTCGCTGACCGTGCTGCACGCGCTGCCGGTCGACCTGATCAAGCTGGACCGCGCGCTGACGACGGGCGTCCGCCCGGACCGCGACGCGGCGCTGTGCCGGTCGCTGGTCGGGCTGTGCGCCGACCTCGAGGTGGCGGTGGTCGCGGAGGGCATCGAGACGGCCGAGCAGGCCGAACTGGTCACCCGCGCGGGCTGCACGACGGCCCAGGGCTACCGCTTCGGCCACCCGGCCGGGCTGGCTTCACTGCGGCTGTCGACGCTTTCGGCCGGTTAACGCGGCGGGGCGGGCCCGCCGCGAACCTCCGCCGGTCAGCTCGCCTGCACCCCCGGGGGCAGCACGCCGAAGATCGTCGCCGTGGAGCCCGCCCCGTTCCGGTTGATCGGGCCGCCCACCAGCACCCACGCGCCCGTCGTCGGCAGCGCCTTCAGGTTCGCCAGGATTTCGAGGCTGATCCGGTGCCGTCGGTAGACCAGCTTGGACACCGTGTACGTCTCGTCGGTGCCGACGTCCGGGCTGAACGTGTCGGTGCCCGTTCCGCCGCGGCGGCCCAGGCGCCCGGTGTCGATCAGCCACTGCACCGCGGGGATCGAGAACCCCGGCTGGTGCAGTACGCCGTCGGCGCCGGTGTTCGGGTACGCCGGGGTGCCCCACTTGGCGTCCCAGCCGGTCCACAGCACCACCACGGACTCGTCCGGGATCCGGCCGTGGCGCTTCTCCCACGCCTTGAGGTCGTCGACCGTGACGGCGTAGTCCGGGTTCGCCGCGGCCTTCGCCCGCACGTCGACTTTCACGGCGGGCCGGAACAGGTCCGCCGGGTCCATGTCGTCGGCGAGCGGCTCCCCGGTGTTGAAGTGCCCGGGCGCGCCCCAGTGCGTCCCGGTGTGCTCGCCTTCGCGGACGAACTGCAGGTAGTAGCCGTCTTCGGGGATGGTGGCGATGGTCTCCAGCTCGAAGGCCGGATCCCCGGGGAAGACGTTGGTCGTGGCGGGGTCGTTGACGTGCGACAGGTTGACCAGGTTCAGCTGGTCCAGCCGGACCGGCGGCGCGGTTTCGGCGGCCTGGGCCGTCCGTCCGGACAGCGCGGCGCCGAACACCCCGGCCAGCCCCGCGGCCAGCACCTTGCGTCTCATCGGCATGAGGGATCACCTTTCACCGGCGGCACCGCCGAAGTGGCGGCCCGTGCACGGTCTTCTTGCGGGGGTCCGGGTGGCGGAGCCCCCGGCCCGGGGCGAAGCCCCGGCACGACACCGTCATATCACCCGGGCTGGGCGCGGCCAATGAGTTGCGCGAAGATGGAGCCGTGGACGACGACATCGAAGACAACGCCGACAACGGCATCCTCGACCCCGAGGACACTTTGGACGACCGCGACGAGCTGGCGGAGGGTTATTCACCGCCGGAACGCGCGCAGGCGACCGAGGGCTGGGGCACCACCGCGCACGAAACCGCGGAGGGCGAGAGCTGGGCGGGCCGGCTCGCCCGTGAGGTCCCCGACCTGGCCGACGACCTGGACGACGACGGACTGGGCGACACCGAGGACACCGACGGCGAGCTGGTCGACGACGAGGTCGGCGACGTCCGCGCGGGCCGTCTGGTCGCGACCGACGAAGGCTTCGGCGAGGACTCCGACGAAGAGCTGTACGCCTCGGACGCCGGCATCGACGGCGGCGCGGCTTCGGCGGAGGAAGCGGCCGTGCACGTGATCGACCCGTCCCGCCGCTGGTGAGCTAGCGGAAGCTGCGGCTCAGGGCAGCGGCACCAGGGTCCGGTCGCCGCCGCAGTCGTCGTCCGTCAGCGGCCGGCCGGGTCGTACTCGCGGACCGCGGCCAGGTACTCGGCGATCGCGTCGCGGTTGCGCAGCAGGCAGTTCGCTCGCCTGGTCATCCGGTCGCGCTCCGCCTCCAGCGTCGCGAGCATCTCCGGCGTCGCGTCCGGGAAGTGGATCGCCCGGGGCTTGTCCAGGCAGGGCAGGATCTGCTTGATGATCCGGGTCGGCAGGCCGGCGTCGAGCAGGCCGCGGACCTGGATCACCCGGTCGAACGCTGCCCCGGCCCGCCCTGCTCGCCCTCACGACCGCCGCGTTCGTCACCGTGCTCACCGAGGCGCTGCCCGCCGGCGTGCTGCCCGGGATAAGCGCCGGTCTCGGCGTCGGCGAGCCCGCGGCCGGCCAGGCCGTGACGATCTACGCGCTCACCGCGATCCCGCCGTCCGCCGCCTCCGCGAACTGGCCCCGCAAACGCTTGCTGCTCACCGGGGTCGACGGGTTCGCCGTGGCCAACACCGTCACGACGCTGTCCCCGGACTACACGCTGACGATGGTGGCGCGCTTCGTCGCCGGAGTGGCCGCGGGCCTCGTCTGGGCGCTGCTCGCCGGCTACGCGCGCCGGCTGGTCCCGGACCGCCAAGGCAAAGCCATCGCGATCGTGATGGCCGGCATCCCGCTGGCGCTGTCGCTCGGCAGGCATCGGCGTCGTCGGCGCCCGGATCGACCGCGCGCTGCGGGCGCTGATGGTGCTCGGCACCGTCGGCGTCGCGGTGGCCGCCGCGCTGCTGGCGGTGTTCGCCGGCAGCCCGGCGCTGGTCTACGTCGCCGTGGCGCTGTGGGGACTCGGCTGGGGCGGCGTCCCGACGCTGCTGCAGACGGCGGCCGGGAACGCCGGCGGCGAAGCGGCGGACAACGCGCAGGCCATGCTCGTCACCCTGTGGAACGCCGCGATGGCCGCGGGCGGGGTGGCCGGCGGGGTCCTGCTCGACGCTGCCGGTCCGGCGGCGTTCCCCTGGACGCTGCTCGCGCTCCTGCTGCCGGTGCTCGCCGTGGTCATCGGCGCCCGGCGGCACGGGTTCCCCGCTCGCTCCTAAGTGGACGAAGGGCCCGGACGCGGCTCGCGCCCGGGCCCTCCAGCTCGGGGGTCAGCAGCGGCCCGCGATGGCCCGCAGCAACTCGGCGTTCGCCGTGTCGCCGGACAGCTCCCAGGCGAACACCCCGCCGAGCCCCTGCGACTTCGCGTAACCGGCCTTGGCCGACGCCGTCTCGGGCGTGTCGTAGCTCCACCACTGCGAGCCGCACTTCGCGTACGCCGTGCCCGCGACGTGGCCGTTGGCGGGGCACTTGGTCTTGAGGACCTTGTAGTCCTCGACGCCCGCTTCGTAGGTGCCGGGCGCCGGGCCGGTGGCCGTGCCGCCCGGCTGCTTCTGCGTGACACCGTCCCAGCCGCGGCCGTAGAACCCGAGGCCCAGCAACATCTTCGACGACGGCACGCCCTGGTGGCGCAGCTTCTGGATGGCCGCGTCGGCGTAGAACCCGGCGGTCGGGAGGCCCGGGTAGGCGCGCAGCGGCGAGTGCGGCGCGGTCGGCCCGTTCGGACTGGCGCCGGCGACGAAGTAGTCGTAGGTCATCACGTTGTACCAGTCGAGGTACCGGCTCGC is from Amycolatopsis mediterranei and encodes:
- a CDS encoding DUF5709 domain-containing protein, producing the protein MDDDIEDNADNGILDPEDTLDDRDELAEGYSPPERAQATEGWGTTAHETAEGESWAGRLAREVPDLADDLDDDGLGDTEDTDGELVDDEVGDVRAGRLVATDEGFGEDSDEELYASDAGIDGGAASAEEAAVHVIDPSRRW
- a CDS encoding putative bifunctional diguanylate cyclase/phosphodiesterase; amino-acid sequence: MTVRRYPVAILLVLVTAALVVVNGFAFWGDTFALWVDDGMQLSAGLAGVVCGILVARRVREHQRWWRVLVALGMTGWSLGQCVWSWYQLIDGRGLPSPSLADVGYLSFPVFALAALFVLARARARPDRERWQPAQWTAHFGVAVVLDGLVVTGSLFILTWTAALGQVVRATGPDALTWAVAIAYPLSDLVVVVVAVLLVVFDRVDRPYRANLMLAAVGIVALACSDSVFAYLVSIGAESMKPWSDAGFVLGPLFIAFALLVTPGTRRRDDAGQPVGVDWWQVALPYLPVTAVALLITVQIVAGAGPDGVEVFVGALVVFLVLARQLLSLLDNRLLLRRVYEGQQQLTHQAYHDPLTGLANRALFADRLDRAVEQGTDGGHGPLVLIFVDLDDFKEVNDRFGHAGGDVLLHAVAQRLLSCVRTGDTVARLGGDEFAILLEGEVDAPQAVADRIQSALRRPFAVHGTLVPVRASMGLVVPDPAEPAITADVLLGRADTSMYAGKRLGKDTTVVYHPSPDGPPDFPSALRRAGGGLPEGFALVFQPIVRLADEQPVAVEALARWTARDGTAVSPETFVRAAEGAGLGAELDALVLDLACREITTAGIDLTVHVNVCASRLGAASLEQSVESALDRYGLPAERLIVEITETVPVPDLAAGAAAIRRLQDLGVRVALDDFGAGYSSLTVLHALPVDLIKLDRALTTGVRPDRDAALCRSLVGLCADLEVAVVAEGIETAEQAELVTRAGCTTAQGYRFGHPAGLASLRLSTLSAG
- a CDS encoding cyclase family protein; amino-acid sequence: MPMRRKVLAAGLAGVFGAALSGRTAQAAETAPPVRLDQLNLVNLSHVNDPATTNVFPGDPAFELETIATIPEDGYYLQFVREGEHTGTHWGAPGHFNTGEPLADDMDPADLFRPAVKVDVRAKAAANPDYAVTVDDLKAWEKRHGRIPDESVVVLWTGWDAKWGTPAYPNTGADGVLHQPGFSIPAVQWLIDTGRLGRRGGTGTDTFSPDVGTDETYTVSKLVYRRHRISLEILANLKALPTTGAWVLVGGPINRNGAGSTATIFGVLPPGVQAS